From Penicillium digitatum chromosome 5, complete sequence, one genomic window encodes:
- a CDS encoding Eukaryotic translation initiation factor 3 subunit EifCh, putative, translating to MAEISAPLAAVQVEALVVMKIIKHCSQAFPSTATGAIVGMDVDGTLEITNTFPFPVVEVPAESHFENAAPNPAAAAPRAKANAAYSAEMVRMLREVNTDANSVGWYTSANMGNFVNMNVIENQFYYQSQLNERTVALVHDVSRSAQGSLSLRAFRLSSKFMTAFKENKFTSEDLQKSNLRHPEIFEELPVKLHNSHLITSFIHQLQCPTSSASTEIPSSLAALESSPFSKNSTLTPNLDNLSLSIDPFLEKNCDLLLDSIETHNTEVNNYQYYQRVLGREQQKINAWKAKRAQENASRATLNQPLLPEDEWQRLFKLPAEPSRLESMLNTRQVDQYARQVDSFVSSSTGKMFAIKGNLLPNETSN from the exons ATGGCCGA AATTTCAGCTCCCCTCGCGGCCGTTCAGGTCGAGGCCTTG GTGGTGATGAAAATCATCAAGCACTGCTCCCAGGCCTTCCCTTCCACTGCGACCGGCGCTATCGTTGGTATGGATGTCGATGGCACCCTTGAGATTACCAACACATTCCCATTCCCCGTCGTCGAAGTCCCCGCCGAGTCGCACTTTGAAAACGCCGCTCCCAACCCGGCTGCTGCCGCTCCTCGTGCCAAGGCAAATGCCGCCTACTCTGCAGAGATGGTCCGCATGTTGCGCGAGGTCAATACTGATGCCAACAGTGTCGGATGGTACACCAGCGCCAACATGGGCAACTTTGTCAACATGAACGTGATCGAGAACCAGTTTTACTACCAGAGCCAGTTGAATGAGCGTACGGTCGCCCTCGTTCATGATGTCAGCCGCAGTGCCCAGGGCAGCCTCAGCCTCCGTGCCTTCCGCCTGTCCTCTAAGTTCATGACTGCGTTCAAGGAGAACAAGTTCACTTCCGAGGA CCTCCAAAAGTCCAACTTGCGCCACCCCGAAATCTTCGAGGAACTGCCCGTCAAGCTCCACAACTCTCACCTGATCACTTCTTTCATCCACCAGCTGCAGTGCCCGACTTCCTCAGCATCTACTGAGATCCCCTCCTCCCTGGCTGCACTCGAGTCCAGTCCCTTCAGCAAAAACTCCACCCTCACCCCCAACCTCGACAACCTGTCCCTCAGCATCGATCCCTTCCTGGAGAAGAACTGCGATCTCCTTCTGGATAGCATCGAGACTCACAACACTGAGGTCAACAACTACCAATACTACCAGCGTGTGCTCGGCCGCGAGCAGCAGAAGATCAATGCCTGGAAGGCGAAGCGCGCACAAGAGAACGCCAGCCGTGCCACTCTCAACCAGCCCCTCCTCCCCGAGGACGAGTGGCAGCGTCTGTTCAAGCTCCCCGCCGAACCCAGCCGTCTGGAGAGCATGCTCAACACCCGCCAAGTGGACCAGTACGCGCGCCAGGTCGACAGCTTCGTCTCGTCCAGCACGGGCAAGATGTTTGCTATCAAGGGCAACCTGCTGCCCAACGAGACCTCGAACTAA
- a CDS encoding Beta-lactamase-like, which translates to MFSIRQQSSCAGWQFSSDLLRLSSRPIRTSMLVDFGQLRHIQHARTGVPHTPKSSRNGASIKGQGWQAQKEHLAHGWNQPFSQNSCSIPINPTISHRVTYNTASTISTEPVIHDVFEPASGTWQYLIADPSTSTAVIIDPVLNYDPATQAVTTEAADSLLSLIMGEGYKIDKILETHAHADHLSAASYLQKQIAQCQDPRPPICIGKRIEQVQKLFAERYGVPQEEYKAVFDKLFDDDETFTIGNLKGMAMHLPGHTPDHLGYMIGANLFCGDSLFHVDIGTARCDFPGGDANDLFRSGRKLLSLPDHFKIWTGHDYPPEGRDPVAWVSVQDHKKLNKHLKDGIGEEEFVALRKERDAGLEAPKLLHQSLQVNIRAGHLPLPSKFGHRLLHLPMKLTGEAW; encoded by the exons ATGTTCAGCATTCGGCAGCAATCATCATGCGCCGGCTGGCAATTCTCGTCTGATCTTTTGAGATTGTCTAGCAGGCCCATTCGAACTTCAATGCTGGTCGACTTTGGACAATTGCGTCATATCCAACATGCGCGAACAGGTGTTCCTCACACGCCAAAATCGTCACGAAATGGCGCGTCAATTAAGGGGCAAGGTTGGCAAGCACAGAAGGAACATCTGGCTCATGGATGGAATCAGCCATTCTCGCAAAATTCATGTTCCATCCCTATCAACCCCACAATCTCACATCGAGTTACCTACAACACTGCATCCACTATCTCTACTGAGCCTGTGATTCACGATGTGTTCGAACCCGCATCTGGAACATGGCAATATCTCATCGCCGATCCGTCGACATCAACAGCTGTGATAATCGACCCAGTCTTGAACTATGATCCTGCCACTCAGGCCGTGACCACTGAGGCAGCCGACTCCTTACTCTCTCTTATCATGGGAGAGGGCTATAAGATCGACAAGATTCTTGAAACGCACGCTCATGCAGATCATTTGTCTGCGGCATCTTATCTTCAGAAACAAATTGCCCAGTGTCAAGACCCAAGGCCGCCCATCTGCATCGGCAAGCGAATTGAACAAGTGCAAAAGTTGTTCGCCGAGAGATATGGTGTCCCACAAGAGGAATATAAAGCCGTCTTTGACAAGCTTTTCGACGATGATGAGACTTTTACTATTGGTAACCTCAAAGGAATGGCTATGCATCTACCTGGACACACCCCGGATCACCTTGGTTACATGATAGGAG CTAATCTTTTCTGCGGTGATTCTCTCTTCCATGTGGACATCGGCACTGCACGCTGTGACTTCCCCGGTGGTGATGCGAATGACCTCTTTCGATCGGGCCGCAAGCTTCTGAGCCTCCCCGACCACTTCAAAATCTGGACAGGTCATGATTATCCGCCGGAGGGACGTGATCCTGTGGCTTGGGTGAGCGTCCAGGATCACAAGAAGCTGAATAAACACCTGAAAGATGGCATCGGCGAGGAAGAGTTTGTGGCTTTGCGAAAGGAACGTGATGCCGGATTGGAGGCACCTAAGCTGCTTCACCAATCTTTGCAAGTCAACATCCGAGCAGGACACCTTCCTTTGCCCTCGAAATTTGGTCATCGGTTGCTTCATCTTCCAATGAAGCTTACCGGGGAAGCGTGGTAG
- a CDS encoding sulfide quinone-reductase: protein MLRSKVKAFRRKAETPRYRNELIRNHDIMFQRRTVVAAKRSVAQWRSLATASPVSSARSHKIVVVGGGAAGLSISHQLLHSGKFAQDDIAVIDPATWHNYQPGWTLVGGGLKDKTELRKPLNSLIDPKFKFYNESVGAFNPAENALTLENGDKINYEHLVVVPGISINYGNIKGLPEALADRNSTVSTIFSYDTCDKAFRTIESFRGGNAIFTQPAGVLKCAGAPQKIMWLALDHWKRAGLYNPTNPSNSPVKISFATGLPVMFGVPKYSAVLEQMRKDRGVEGLFQHDLLAIDGKSAIFATPEGEVVRPFDLLHVTPKMGAYGFVKNSALANEAGFVDVDENTTQHKKFPNVWSAGDASSLPTSKTAAAVTSEAPVLVRNLLQSMEGKELDASYDGYTSCPLLTEYGKVLLAEFKYGGVPKETFGDWLGIDQAVPRRSFWYLKKDFFPWVYFNHMIKGNWGGPKGWL, encoded by the exons ATGCTTAGAAGCAAAGTGAAAGC TTTTCGAAGAAAAGCCGAGACTCCCCGATATCGGAACGAGTTAATCCGAAATCACGACATC ATGTTTCAGCGTCGCACAGTAGTCGCTGCCAAGCGCTCCGTCGCTCAATGGAGAAGTCTTGCAACTGCGTCTCCCGTGAGCTCCGCACGAAGCCACAAGATTGTAGTGGTTGGCGGTGGTGCTGCTGGTCTTAGCATCAGCCACCAGCTCTTGCACTCCGGCAAATTTGCGCAAGATGACATTGCTGTGATTGATCCAGCTACCTGGCACAATTACCAACCAGGCTGGACACTGGTTGGCGGTGGCCTCAAGGACAAAACGGAGCTGCGCAAGCCATTGAACAGCTTGATTGATCCCAAGTTCAAGTTTTACAATGAGAGTGTCGGCGCCTTTAACCCCGCTGAAAATGCGCTCACCCTTGAAAATGGCGACAAGATCAACTACGAGCATCTGGTTGTGGTGCCCGGTATCAGCATCAACTATGGCAACATCAAAGGCCTCCCTGAGGCTCTTGCAGACCGGAACTCAACAGTTTCAACGATCTTTAGCTACGACACTTGTGACAAGGCTTTCCGCACCATAGAAAGCTTCCGTGGAGGCAATGCTATTTTCACTCAGCCAGCCGGTGTGCTCAAGTGTGCGGGCGCCCCACAGAAGATTATGTGGCTTGCGTTGGACCACTGGAAACGAGCTGGCCTCTACAACCCTACCAACCCCTCGAACTCGCCTGTCAAGATTAGCTTTGCGACCGGTCTTCCAGTGATGTTCGGTGTGCCCAAATACAGCGCCGTCCTCGAGCAGATGCGCAAGGATCGCGGTGTTGAGGGCTTGTTCCAGCACGATCTCCTTGCCATCGACGGCAAGTCTGCCATTTTTGCCACTCCCGAGGGAGAGGTCGTCAGACCCTTTGACCTGCTGCACGTCACCCCCAAGATGGGAGCTTATGGTTTTGTCAAGAACAGCGCTCTGGCCAACGAGGCCGGATTCGTCGATGTGGACGAGAACACCACTCAACACAAGAAATTCCCCAATGTCTGGTCTGCTGGTGATGCTTCCAGCTTGCCAACATCTAAGACCGCTGCAGCGGTCACTTCCGAGGCCCCGGTTCTCGTTCGCAACCTTTTGCAGAGTATGGAGGGCAAGGAACTAGATGCTTCTTATGACGGATACACCTCGTGCCCGCTCCTGACCGAGTACGGCAAGGTCCTCCTTGCTGAGTTCAAGTACGGCGGAGTTCCCAAGGAGACATTTGGAGACTGGCTTGGTATTGACCAGGCTGTACCCCGTCGCTCATTCTGGTACCTGAAGAAGGACTTCTTCCCTTGGGTATACTTCAACCACATGATCAAGGGTAACTGGGGTGGACCCAAGGGCTGGCTGTAG
- a CDS encoding Mitochondrial carrier protein, putative, producing the protein MYNTHSDVWVAGAFAAVVVDFIVYPFDTLKTRVQSPDYEKVFKDARTGIVRRNVLFRGLYQGIWSVVFSTIPASGAFFTTYEAVKSIMYNSSTGAPTGMTSGNRTIPDGSLNSLCLPFTHSLPAPVMHGIASSSGEIASCLMLTPAEVLKQNTQMIHSSQENKAAMWIVLSRFRRHPWRLWNGYTALVGRNLPTTALQFPLFEYVRAHLIDRWRQRKAARNNTDRPLSEHSDQLVERAGLTGIAAAFSGTVAATVTTPIDVIKTRVMLSAGDVSASSQDQSIQAGTRGRGAVFSEARTKINPNKSLFSVGRHIIHYEGIHGLFKGGLIRAGWTTIALGLYLSLYEGGRFYLENRRKERDRVSGRFGKQSDEGEDVV; encoded by the exons ATGTACAACACTCATTCCGATGTCTGGGTT GCAGGTGCATTTGCTGCTGTGGTAGTTGATTTTATTGTCTATCCTTTCGACACTCTTAAGACTCGCGTCCAATCCCCAGACTATGAGAAGGTCTTCAAAGATGCACGCACAGGAATAGTGCGGCGTAATGTACTCTTCCGAGGATTGTACCAAGGCATCTGGAGCGTAGTTTTCTCAACGATTCCAGCCT CTGGTGCATTCTTCACCACTTACGAAGCTGTGAAGAGCATTATGTACAACTCCTCAACCGGAGCTCCCACGGGGATGACAAGCGGAAATCGGACCATTCCCGATGGTTCTTTGAACAGTCTTTGCTTGCCATTCACACACTCCCTCCCTGCCCCAGTTATGCATGGAATTGCCTCTTCATCCGGCGAAATTGCCTCATGCCTCATGCTCACACCGGCAGAGGTGCTGAAACAAAACACGCAGATGATTCATAGTTCCCAAGAAAATAAAGCCGCTATGTGGATAGTACTTTCGCGATTTCGACGTCATCCTTGGCGCCTATGGAATGGGTATACAGCACTGGTTGGTCGAAACCTCCCAACTACCGCTCTACAATTTCCGCTCTTTGAGTATGTGCGAGCGCACCTGATTGATCGATGGAGACAACGGAAAGCGGCCCGCAATAACACCGACCGACCGCTATCGGAACATTCAGATCAACTAGTCGAACGGGCTGGCTTGACCGGTATAGCTGCGGCATTTTCGGGGACGGTCGCGGCGACTGTGACTACCCCAATCGATGTTATCAAGACACGCGTAATGCTTTCGGCAGGTGACGTGAGCGCTAGCTCCCAAGATCAAAGTATTCAAGCTGGGACTCGTGGTAGGGGAGCGGTATTTTCGGAAGCGCGAACAAAGATCAACCCTAACAAATCTCTTTTTTCTGTCGGTCGCCATATCATACATTATGAAGGAATCCATGGTTTGTTCAAGGGTGGACTGATACGGGCTGGTTGGACGACTATTGCGTTGGGCCTTTATCTCAGCCTCTATGAAGGTGGCCGATTTTATCTGGAGAATCGACGGAAGGAGCGAGACCGTGTCAGTGGGAGATTTGGAAAGCAATCTGATGAGGGTGAGGATGTTGTTTAG
- a CDS encoding Oxidoreductase, N-terminal, whose translation MPNLSGYQELDIPSATDERWDADDEDSGSERTLNAFDFAPLSIVLGSKHEARRLFRFTVRREEDKFLVASGKSDGWIDASHFLWTMCATLADAGTDRKWSATFEKWRPQWEKVQTQVKTFGYTQFSSEIPPAPVDLALVQFFGSRVDQVTREFEIEQEGPDRVSDGQDIWTLWRYITETPADQIREFHVTLRDTARLVGSQ comes from the coding sequence ATGCCGAACCTATCTGGATACCAGGAGCTGGATATCCCTTCGGCCACCGACGAAAGATGGGATGCAGACGACGAGGACTCTGGTTCAGAGCGCACATTGAATGCTTTTGACTTTGCGCCGTTGTCAATTGTACTAGGATCAAAACACGAAGCCCGTCGCTTATTTCGTTTCACCGTCCGCCGTGAAGAAGACAAGTTCCTAGTTGCATCGGGTAAGTCTgatggctggattgacgcCTCTCATTTTCTCTGGACCATGTGCGCTACACTTGCTGATGCAGGCACCGATCGGAAATGGTCTGCGACATTCGAAAAATGGCGACCGCAGTGGGAGAAAGTCCAGACACAGGTGAAGACATTTGGCTATACTCAATTTTCTTCCGAGATCCCTCCTGCACCTGTTGATCTTGCGCTGGTTCAATTCTTCGGATCCCGAGTTGACCAAGTGACTAGGGAGTTTGAGATTGAGCAAGAGGGCCCAGACAGGGTCTCTGATGGTCAGGATATCTGGACTCTCTGGCGATATATTACTGAGACGCCTGCAGATCAGATAAGAGAGTTCCATGTTACTCTCCGAGACACTGCAAGGCTTGTTGGCTCTCAGTAA